From Ignavibacteriales bacterium:
ACATTGCCACCCCGCGTGCGAAGTACAAAAGCACATCGTCGGTGAATTTGTCAAGCGGCTCGGCCGCATTCCCGACGGAGAAGTTCTTTCCCTTGATAATACCGTGCGTCATCAGGTTCGAGATGGGAAACCAGAGCCCCTTAAGCTTCCAGTCTTCATACAGGACAAAGTCGCGGTACGTAATGGAACCGTCGCGTGAGCTTATCGACGGGACATCGGCAAATCCATAGTCTGCACCCTGCATCCAGATTGTGTTGGCGTATGTGACCCACCACGGGCTCATCCAGGTGCCGGAGGTGATATTCAGGAACATGTTGGGGTTCCTGTCGCGTGCAGCCTTGGACATCGATGCAACCGAGTTCAGCACAGCTCTCCTCGAATACACATCGACGGGATGGCCGTGATTCGGTTCGCTGCAGGAGAACTGGATGCCATCCCATTTGAAATATCCGACACCGTCATTCTGCACAAAGTCCGAAACCCGGCCACGCAAGAGCGCGGCATAGTTCTTTCCGGCAACGCACATCATGTCGCCAACGGTCTCATACCCATGTTCCTTCATCCAATTGAACCGCTGCGAATGGAACGAATAGCCGCCCGTGGGACCGATCCAGACACCAAGGCTCGTGTTTGTCTTGCCGAGTTCGTCTGCCAAAGGCTTCAACCCGTTAGGCCACTGCTCTTTTCTCAGCACCCAATCGCTCTTGTACACGTCCCACCCGTCGTCAAGGACAAACGCGTCCAGCTGGATGTGATGCTTCTCAATCATGTTCCGCCGCAGGATATCGACCATCTTCAAGGACGTCTCGATGCCCATCACATTGTCCTTCGACCAACGCGGGTATTCCGGCGATCGCAGATCGTACCATGTGTTGTACAGTGAAAACGATCGCAGCGGCGCCACACGAATATTGTCCACATACCTGGAGAACCAGAGCTTCACGTACGGATCCGGAGTGATACCCTCCACCGACCAATCGCTTGCGAGCAACGTCCTCCCGATGCGCTCGCCCATCTCTGCCCCGCACTTGATCAGGTACTTCCCGTTTGAGAGTGCGGACAGACGATTGTCTGACGCCGGGTACTCGTCTCCGAAAAACGCTCCTCCCCGTTTCAGGAGAACAGCGACGGGTTGGCCAAAACCACCATCCTTGATCACTTTTGTTACACCCAGTACTTCTCCCGAGCGCGGCCAGATGAAGCGCACAAAATGCCGGTTCAATGTCGTATCGACAAGCGCAATGTTCCTCTTTACATAAAACGTCTTCGGTTCAAGACGATACGTCATGACGAGCTGGATGGAGTGCCCCAATCCACCGAAGTAGAGCACAAGCTCCCTCGCGCCGTCTGATGTTTCACGAGTCTCCTGGCGCTGGTAGAGAAATGAACTTTTTGTAAATGTGATCAAATTGTCGGCGTTGTTTGCTTTCCCCGGTGCGTCCCAATCGGTGTACATCAGGTCGATTGCGAAATCGGCGTCAGTTTCGATGCTCGTCGCGCTTCCTCCGAGACTCGATGCCCACGCAGGCAATGCTTCGAGGCCGTCGGAGACCAGCTTTGCCCCGTCGAGCTGGACTGTGCATCGCACCTGCTGGTTTTCAATCGTCAGAGCTTTTTGTATCGATGGTTGTGACTTCTGCTCTCGCTGAGGCCGACCAAAGGAAAAGGAGTACGCGACAACAAGAAGAATGGCCAGCGGGCGCAAGCAGAGGAACGACAGACGATTCTTGTATGGTCTCATACGCGTGACACCTTTCAGATACTGCGAGGCATTTTCATTTGATATGAGTCGAGGAGAGCGGTAATAACAGCCCGTCCGCGGTGTAGCGAAACATGAAGAATAGAGCAGATACGGCTGGCAACTGAAGGTACGGCGTAAGTATCGAATTATCCAGCGATTGTAGGCTCTCCTCCAGATTTCCATCGATGCTCATCACTACATGAACGTGCTCGTGCACGCATCGAGTTCCGACAAGAAATCGAAGATCAATCAGTTCGGAGCGCACCTGCCGGGCGAGGTGATACTCCGCTCAGCGGCTCAGACACGGTTCATCGTCGTTTTGGTGACCCAAAACAACGGAAACAGCTACGCTTCGCCAAAGGGCTTGTCGATTGCTGTTGCTTCCATTCCACCAAAGAAACGGCCCCCATCTTCGGTAACCACGAAGCAATCCTCGATCCTGATGCCGAATTCGCCGTAGATGTAGATTCCCGGCTCATCACTGAACGTCATGCCAGTCTGCAGTTTGAGCTTGTTCTCTTTCACGAGGTAGGGGAATTCATGACCGTCCATGCCGATTCCGTGCCCGAGACGGTGGGCAAAGTATTTGTACCCCGGACCGTATCCTGCATCTTCAATCACCTTCCGGGCGGCACGGTCGACCTCTTCACACGGGACGCCCGGTCGGGCCGCTTTCAGGGCAGCTGACTGAGCTTTCTTCACGATATCCCAAACTGCTTTTTGCTTGTCGGTGGGCTTTCCAAATACGACCGTCCGGGTGACATCCGATTGGAATCCCTCGACGCTGCATCCACCGTCCACCATAACAACGTCTCCGTCATGGAGCGTACGTTGAGCCCGCGATCCATGGGGGAACGCGGTGCTCAAACCGAACTGAGGTCCGCCGCTCCCTCTGACACCCATCTGCTGATGAGCAGAACTGATGGCGCCCGAAAGATCGCGCGGGGACATGCCTTCCTTGATTTGTTTGAAGCCTTCAGCATATGCGAGCTTGGTGATCTTGTTCGCAAGTTCCATATACGCAAGTTCTTTCGGAGACTTGATGCCCCTGCACCCTTCGCTGATGACCGCTCCATTGACGAGTTCCAGTCCCGGAACTTCCTTCTTGAGTCCGAAGCCAACGAAACTCCGCGTCGCAGGAGCAATGCCGAGCCTTCCTGATGCGGCACCAAGATCCTTCATCACTCCGCCGATCAACTGAAACGGATTCTCATGTTCCTCCCAGGTGCGAAGCTCCTGTTCCTTCGGTATCATTTCCCTGGCGCTCTCTGCCTCGAAGGCAGGCCAAACCCAGATTGTCTTTCCTTTGCGATTGATGATCCCTCCGAACGTCCTTTCGCTGAGGAACCAGTTGACGTTCGTGAAGTAGCCAAGATCAGATCCGCCACTCACGAACAATGCATCCATGTTCGTTTTCGCCATCAGTTTCCGGGCCTGCTCCAAACGCTCTTCATAGTCTTCCGGCGTCAGGGGTTTCACACCCGATACCATGTTCTGAAGCTTGGCCTCCTGCGAAGACGAGGTGTTTGCGAACAGGCTGCTGGCAAATCCGGCTGCCGAGATGGACAAGCCTCCGACTTTCAGAAAACTCCGGCGTGAGATCATGCTCTGTGCTCCTTCTTATTACCCTGGTGGAAAATGATAGTTCAAATCTGTATGCCCATCTCAGTTGAACTTGAGCCAATCGATCGAGAACATCTGGCTGCCCTTCCCAAAGAACTGAAGCCACAGCGCGTGTACCCCCGCAACAGGTTCAACATCAAACGTCAGAGTCTGCCACTCTTTCGTTCCCTTCGTCCCGGGAATAGTGATATTGGCCAGTCTCTTGTGCCACGGCTGGTCGATGGCAACGACAATCCGTCCCCCGTTTTCACCCGGAGCGACGCGAAGAGAAATGCTCTTCACACCCGCCTTGAAGTCCACATATTTGAAAACCGCCTTGTCACCGTTCCCCATTCCTGCAAGCTCTTCGTTATCGGATGCGAACGCCTGGATTCTGACGTTGCCATACAAAAGGCACGCTCGTTCAGCATCGATCGTGGAAGTGGCAGGCAGGGGATCGCCGGCTCCCTGGGAGGTCATTTCAACTTCCGGGATCGATCCGTCTGGATTGAACCGGATCGGTTCGATACATGCTTTCCTCATCGTGTTGCAGCCGTGCGTGGAGCGATGATAGAGAACGTACCACTTCTCCCTGAATTTCACAATGGAGCCATG
This genomic window contains:
- a CDS encoding alpha-galactosidase: MRPYKNRLSFLCLRPLAILLVVAYSFSFGRPQREQKSQPSIQKALTIENQQVRCTVQLDGAKLVSDGLEALPAWASSLGGSATSIETDADFAIDLMYTDWDAPGKANNADNLITFTKSSFLYQRQETRETSDGARELVLYFGGLGHSIQLVMTYRLEPKTFYVKRNIALVDTTLNRHFVRFIWPRSGEVLGVTKVIKDGGFGQPVAVLLKRGGAFFGDEYPASDNRLSALSNGKYLIKCGAEMGERIGRTLLASDWSVEGITPDPYVKLWFSRYVDNIRVAPLRSFSLYNTWYDLRSPEYPRWSKDNVMGIETSLKMVDILRRNMIEKHHIQLDAFVLDDGWDVYKSDWVLRKEQWPNGLKPLADELGKTNTSLGVWIGPTGGYSFHSQRFNWMKEHGYETVGDMMCVAGKNYAALLRGRVSDFVQNDGVGYFKWDGIQFSCSEPNHGHPVDVYSRRAVLNSVASMSKAARDRNPNMFLNITSGTWMSPWWVTYANTIWMQGADYGFADVPSISSRDGSITYRDFVLYEDWKLKGLWFPISNLMTHGIIKGKNFSVGNAAEPLDKFTDDVLLYFARGVAMYELYISPDILSDGEWTSISRSMAWARKNFDVLMNTELVGGNPMKGETYAYVHYKGAKGIIAARNPVMEASKVDVELAVSQGLDPKASSLVLQRLYPTRWTSPKLYKAGDKITLPLDGFETAVYELFPIQDATEPLLAGAVYDVVGNDHVAWKSVVHSVTPDFRILNPSVLRSEADASNTIRDLQMGLTGGRSAAVVGDVKIDGSQSSTGVVAVTFTAAENAADAMMAVLLAQDNSTKAKTTLKVTAQVDGQDTKVSTEYQEGKSQWYTVAVTPGRHSLTLKIAPTKDSLSWQGKATAWFVAKQRQNTKVLEIALKQSPLERSLPPIVWQSGEVRKNLKLGEVKLSAAKLK
- a CDS encoding Xaa-Pro peptidase family protein; protein product: MISRRSFLKVGGLSISAAGFASSLFANTSSSQEAKLQNMVSGVKPLTPEDYEERLEQARKLMAKTNMDALFVSGGSDLGYFTNVNWFLSERTFGGIINRKGKTIWVWPAFEAESAREMIPKEQELRTWEEHENPFQLIGGVMKDLGAASGRLGIAPATRSFVGFGLKKEVPGLELVNGAVISEGCRGIKSPKELAYMELANKITKLAYAEGFKQIKEGMSPRDLSGAISSAHQQMGVRGSGGPQFGLSTAFPHGSRAQRTLHDGDVVMVDGGCSVEGFQSDVTRTVVFGKPTDKQKAVWDIVKKAQSAALKAARPGVPCEEVDRAARKVIEDAGYGPGYKYFAHRLGHGIGMDGHEFPYLVKENKLKLQTGMTFSDEPGIYIYGEFGIRIEDCFVVTEDGGRFFGGMEATAIDKPFGEA